In Neofelis nebulosa isolate mNeoNeb1 chromosome 10, mNeoNeb1.pri, whole genome shotgun sequence, one DNA window encodes the following:
- the ATG2A gene encoding autophagy-related protein 2 homolog A isoform X3 — protein MSRWLWPWSNCVKERVCRYLLHHYLGHFFQEHLSLDQLSLDLYKGSVALRDIHLEIWSVNEVLESIESPLELVEGFVGSIEVAVPWAALLTDHCTVRVSGLQLTLQPRRGPGPGAADSQSWASCMTTSLQLAQECLRDGLPEPSEPPQPLEGLEMFAQTIETVLRRIKVTFLDTVVRVEHSPGDGEHGVAVEVHVQRLEYCDEAVRDPSQAPPVDVHQPPAFLHKLLQLAGVRLHFEELPPQEEPPKPPLQIGSCSGYMELTMKLKQNEAFPGPKLEVSGQLGSLHLLLTPQQLQRLQELFGAMSLADPEGLVDKLNKSRPLGAEDLWLIEQDLNEQLRAGAVAEPLSPEPLASPLVNLDNTDLFFSMAGLTSSVASALSELSLSDVDLGSSVHSDMAPRRLSAHAHPTGKTAPTPLPDTLRPDSLLKMTLGGMTLTLLQTSAPSSGPPDLSTHFFSEFDATKDGPFGSRDFHHLRPRFQRACPCSHVRLTGTAVQLSWELRTGRGRRTTSTQVHFGQLEVLECLWPRGAFEPEYTEILSFPGSLGSQASARPCAHLRHTQTLRRVSKSRPRRPAACHCHSELALDLADFQADVELGALDRLAALLRLATIPPPEPPAGLLTEPPPAAEQQTVVRLSAPQATLRLRFPIADLRPERDPWAGRAVRAEQLRLELSEPQFRSELSSGPGPPIPTRLELTCSDLHGTYEDGEKPPIPCLRVSKALDPKSPGHKYFLPQVVVTLNPQLSSAQWEVTPEKGEELELSAESPCELREPEPSPFSSKRTMYETEEMVIPGDPEEMKTFQSRALALSRCSLEVVLPSAHIFLPSKEAYESLYNRINNDLLMWEPADLLPTPDPTAHPPGFPGPSGCWHANFKMCKSAFKLDSDSDEEDAHFFSVGASGAPQPPAPESPGPRSQSTFSTLVTVLKGRITALCETKDEVGRRLEASHGELVLDVEQGTIFSVSQYRGQPGLGYFCLEAERVKLHHRAAVADRLLPSRLEPPSFAPPAQLAPAIYPSEEGVTERGASGHTGQGRGPHMLSTAVRIHLDPHKNVKEFLVTLRLHRATLRHFVALPEQSWHAQLLEFLDVLDDPVLGYLPPTVITVLHTHLFSCAVDYRPLYLPVRVLVTAETFTLSSNIIMDTSTFLLRFILDDSALYLSDKCEVETPDLQRDYVCVLDVDLLELVIKTWKGSTEGKLSQPLFELRCSNNVVHVHSCADSCALLVNLLQYVMNEGDLHPPPRPPSPTEIAGQKVQLSESPASLPSCPPVETALINQRDLADALLDTERSLRELTQPSGGPLPQASPVSVYLFPGERSGAQPHSPPVVTPTGSLGSCSEAKEDAKEEEGDGDTLDSDEFCILDAPGLGIPPRDGEPVVTQLHPGPIIVQDGYFSRPLGSTDLLRAPAHFPVPSSRVVLREVSLVWHLYGGRDFGPHPGHRARGGFVSSRGSPSRCSGPNRPQNSWRTQGGSGRQHHVLMEIQLSKVFIVQELEVRDRLASSQINKFLYLHTSERMPRRAHSNMLTIKALHVAPTTNLGGPECCLRVSLMPLRLNVDQDALLFLKDFFTSLAAGINPMVSVETSTEARPETRVQPSSLQEGQAEDTETPGSRETTGSGHRSSAEQQPIYFREFRFTSEVPIWLDYHGKHVTMDQVGTFAGLLIGLAQLNCSELKLKRLCCRHGLLGVDKVLGYALNEWLQDIRKNQLPGLLGGVGPMHSVVQLFQGFRDLLWLPIEQYRKDGRLMRGLQRGAASFGSSTASAALELSNRLVQAIQATAETVYDILSPAAPIPRSLQDKRSVRRLRKGHQPADLREGVAKAYDTVREGILDTAQTICDVASRGHEQKGLTGAVGGVIRQLPPTVVKPLILATEATSSLLGGMRNQILPDAHKDHALKWRSDEGQD, from the exons ATGTCACGATGGCTGTGGCCATGGTCGAACTGTGTAAAAGAGCGGGTATGCCGCTACTTGCTGCACCACTACTTGGGTCACTTCTTCCAGGAGCACCTCAGCCTGGACCAGCTCAGCCTCGATTTGTACAAGGGCAGCGTTGCCCTGCGGGATATCCACTTGGAGATCTGG tcTGTGAACGAAGTGCTGGAGTCCATAGAATCACCCTTGGAGCTGGTGGAAGGCTTTGTGGGCTCCATCGAGGTGGCCGTGCCTTGGGCTGCGCTGCTCACCGACCACTGCACCGTGCGTGTGTCAGGCCTCCAGCTCACTCTGCAGCCCCGCCGGGGCCCAG GGCCAGGGGCTGCTGACTCACAGAGCTGGGCCTCATGCATGACCACGAGCCTACAGCTGGCTCAGGAGTGCCTTCGGGATGGGCTGCCCGAGCCCTCTGAGCCACCACAGCCCCTGGAGGGACTGGAAATGTTTGCCCAGACCATTGAGACTG TGCTACGAAGGATCAAGGTGACCTTCCTGGACACTGTGGTGAGGGTGGAACACTCACCGGGTGATGGGGAGCATGGCGTGGCGGTGGAAGTCCACGTGCAGAG ACTGGAGTACTGTGACGAGGCAGTGCGGGACCCAAGCCAGGCCCCCCCAGTGGACGTGCACCAGCCCCCTGCCTTCCTGCACAAGCTGTTGCAGCTGGCGGGGGTCCGCCTACACTTCGAGGAGCTCCCCCCACAG GAGGAACCCCCGAAACCCCCCTTGCAGATTGGCAGCTGCTCAGGGTATATGGAGTTGACAATGAAATTGAAGCAGAATGAGGCCTTCCCAGGCCCCAAG CTGGAGGTGTCTGGACAGCTGGGctccctgcacctgctcctgACCCCTCAGCAGCTCCAGCGGCTTCAAGAACTGTTCGGTGCCATGAGCCTTGCAG ACCCCGAGGGCCTGGTGGATAAGCTGAACAAGAGCCGCCCGCTAGGTGCCGAAGACCTGTGGCTGATTGAGCAGGACCTGAACGAGCAGCTTCGGGCAGGGGCTGTGGCTGAGCCCCTCAGCCCAGAACCCCTTGCCAGCCCTCTTGTCAACCTGGACAACACTG ACCTCTTCTTCTCCATGGCGGGCCTCACAAGCAGTGTGGCCTCAGCCCTCTCCGAGCTCTCCCTCTCCGATGTAGACCTAGGATCTTCTGTGCACAGCGACATGGCCCCCCGCCGGCTGTCTGCTCATGCCCACCCAACTG GCAAGACGGCCCCCACACCCCTCCCGGACACCCTGCGCCCTGACTCGCTGCTAAAGATGACCCTGGGGGGCATGACCCTGACCTTGCTTCAGACATCTGCCCCATCTTCTGGACCACCTGACCTCAGCACCCACTTTTTTTCGGAGTTTGATGCCACCAAGGATGGGCCCTTCGGCTCCCGTGACTTCCACCATCTCCGACCGCGCTTCCAGAGGGCCTGTCCCTGTAGCCACGTCCG GCTAACGGGTACAGCTGTGCAGCTGTCCTGGGAGCTGCGGACAGGCAGGGGCCGGCGGACTACCAGCACACAGGTGCACTTCGGGCAGCTCGAGGTGCTGGAGTGTCTGTGGCCCAGGGGCGCTTTCGAGCCTGAGTACACGGAG ATCCTGAGCTTCCCCGGCAGCCTGGGTTCCCAGGCCTCAGCTCGGCCCTGTGCCCACCTGCGTCACACGCAGACTCTACGCCGTGTGTCCAAG AGCCGACCCCGGCGCCCAGCCGCCTGCCATTGCCACTCAGAACTGGCCCTGGACCTAGCTGACTTCCAGGCAGATGTGGAGCTGGGGGCCCTGGACCGGCTTGCTGCCCTGCTGCGCCTGGCCACCATACCCCCTCCCGAACCACCTGCTGGCCTCCTG ACGGAACCCCCACCGGCTGCCGAGCAGCAGACAGTGGTGCGGTTGTCAGCACCCCAGGCCACGCTGCGCCTGCGCTTCCCCATTGCTGACCTGCGGCCCGAGCGGGACCCCTGGGCAGGCCGAGCTGTGCGGGCTGAGCAGCTGCGGCTGGAGCTGAGTGAGCCCCAGTTCCGGTCAGAGTTGAGCAGTGGTCCTGGTCCGCCCATCCCCACCCGCCTGGAACTTACCTGCTCCGACCTTCACG GCACCTACGAAGACGGAGAGAAGCCACCCATCCCCTGCCTGCGGGTCTCCAAAGCCCTGGATCCCAAGAGCCCTGGGCACAAATACTTCCTGCCCCA GGTGGTGGTGACCCTGAACCCCCAGCTCAGCAGTGCACAGTGGGAGGTGACCCCCGAGAAGGGAGAGGAGCTGGAGCTGTCGGCTGAGAGTCCATGTGAGCTGCGAGAACCCGAGCCCTCGCCGTTTTCCTCCAAGAGGACCATGTACGAGACAGAGGAG ATGGTGATTCCCGGAGACCCCGAGGAGATGAAAACCTTCCAGAGCCGGGCCCTGGCACTGTCGCGCTGCAGCCTTGAAGTGGTCCTGCCCAGTGCCCATATCTTCCTGCCCAGCAAGGAGGCCTATGAGAGCCTCTATAACAG GATCAACAACGACCTACTCATGTGGGAGCCTGCGGACCTGCTTCCCACCCCTGACCCCACTGCTCATCCCCCTGGCTTCCCCGGCCCCTCAGGCTGCTGGCATGCCAACTTCAAGATGTGCAAATCGGCCTTCAAGCTGG ACTCTGACTCGGATGAGGAGGATGCCCACTTCTTCTCAGTAGGGGCGTCAggcgccccccagccccctgcccctgagtcCCCAGGTCCTCGCTCCCAGAGTACCTTCTCTACACTGGTGACGGTGCTGAAAGGTCGGATCACAGCCCTTTGTGAGACCAAG GATGAGGTTGGGAGGAGGCTGGAGGCCTCACACGGGGAACTGGTGTTGGACGTGGAGCAAGGCACCATCTTCAGTGTCTCCCAGTACCGAGGCCAGCCGGGCCTCGGCTACTTCTGCCTGGAAGCCGAGAGGGTGAAGCTCCATCACCGAG CGGCTGTGGCTGACCGCCTGCTGCCCAGTCGCCTGGAGCCGCCCAGCTTTGCTCCTCCGGCCCAGCTGGCCCCAGCCATCTACCCGTCAGAGGAAGGCGTGACTGAGCGGGGAGCCTCGGGCCACACGGGCCAGGGCCGGGGCCCCCACATGCTGTCCACTGCTGTGCGCATCCACCTGGACCCCCACAAGAACGTCAAG GAGTTCCTGGTAACACTGAGGCTCCACAGAGCCACCCTGCGCCACTTCGTGGCCTTACCGGAGCAGAGTTGGCACGCCCAG CTGTTGGAGTTCTTAGATGTGCTTGATGACCCAGTGCTGGGTTACCTGCCCCCAACGGTCATTACTGTCCTACACACTCACCTGTTCTCCTGCGCCGTGGACTACAG GCCCCTCTACCTCCCTGTGCGCGTCCTTGTCACTGCTGAGACCTTCACGCTGTCCAGCAACATCATCATGGACACCTCCACCTTCCTACTCAG GTTCATCCTCGATGACTCGGCCTTGTACCTGTCCGACAAGTGCGAGGTGGAGACCCCGGATCTGCAGCGAG ATTACGTCTGTGTCTTGGATGTCGACCTCTTGGAGCTTGTGATTAAAACCTGGAAGGGGAGCACCGAGGGCAAACTG agCCAGCCGCTGTTCGAACTGCGCTGCTCCAACAACGTGGTGCACGTGCACAGCTGCGCGGACTCCTGCGCCCTGCTGGTGAACCTGCTCCAGTACGTAATGAATGAGGGCGACCtacacccccctccccggccccccagCCCCACGGAGATCGCCGGCCAGAAGGTACAG CTCTCCGAgagccctgcctccctgccctcctgccccccagtGGAGACAGCCCTGATCAACCAGCGGGACCTGGCCGACGCCCTCTTGGACACCGAGCGCAGCCTGCGGGAGCTGACCCAGCCTTCAG GTGGCCCCCTCCCTCAGGCCTCGCCCGTGTCAGTCTACCTGTTCCCCGGTGAGCGGAGTGGGGCCCAGCCCCACTCGCCCCCTGTTGTGACCCCTACTGGCAGCTTGGGGTCCTGCTCAGAGGCCAAAGAAGAtgcaaaggaagaggagggagatggagacactCTGGACAGTGACGAGTTCTGCATCCTTGACGCTCCTGGTCTGGGCATCCCG CCCCGAGATGGGGAGCCCGTGGTGACACAGCTGCATCCGGGCCCCATCATCGTGCAGGACGGGTACTTCTCACGGCCGCTGGGCAGCACAGACCTGCTCCGGGCACCTGCCCACTTCCCTGTGCCCAGCAGCCGTGTGGTGCTACGTGAGGTCTCCCTCGTCTGGCACCTCTATGGAGGCCGAGACTTTGGCCCCCACCCTGGCCACAG GGCAAGAGGCGGCTTCGTGAGCTCCAGGGGCTCCCCTTCTCGCTGCTCTGGCCCCAACCGGCCCCAGAACTCTTGGCGGACGCAGGGGGGCAGTGGGAGGCAGCACCATGTCCTCATGGAGATCCAGCTCAGCAAG GTGTTCATTGTTCAGGAGCTTGAGGTCCGAGACCGGCTCGCCTCCTCCCAGATCAACAAGTTCCTGTACCTGCACACGAGTGAGCGGATGCCACGTCGCGCCCACTCCAACATG ctcacCATCAAAGCGCTGCACGTGGCCCCCACGACCAACCTGGGTGGACCCGAGTGCTGTCTCCGTGTCTCGCTGATGCCCCTGCGGCTCAACGTGGACCAG GACGCCCTGCTCTTCCTCAAGGACTTCTTCACCAGCCTGGCGGCTGGCATCAATCCTATGGTTTCGGTGGAGACGTCCACTGAGG CTCGCCCTGAGACCCGAGTCCAGCCCAGCAGCCTCCAGGAAGGCCAGGCTGAGGACACAGAGACGCCTGGCTCCCGGGAGACCACAGGCAGCGGACACCGCTCCTCTGCCGAGCAGCAGCCTATCTACTTCAG GGAGTTCCGCTTCACGTCTGAGGTGCCTATCTGGTTAGATTACCATGGCAAGCACGTCACCATGGACCAGGTG GGCACTTTCGCTGGCCTCCTCATTGGCCTGGCCCAGCTCAACTGCtctgagctgaagctgaagcGGCTTTGTTGCCGACACGG gcTCCTGGGTGTGGACAAGGTGCTAGGCTATGCTCTCAACGAGTGGCTGCAGGACATCCGCAAGAACCAGCTTCCTGGCCTGCTGGGGGGCGTAGGCCCCATGCACTCAGTTGTCCAGCTCT TCCAAGGGTTCCGGGACCTGCTCTGGCTGCCCATCGAGCAGTACAGAAAGGATGGGCGCCTCATGCGGGGGCTGCAGCGGGGGGCTGCCTCCTTTGGCTCCTCCACGGCTTCCGCCGCCCTGGAACTCAGCAACCGGCTGGTGCAGGCTATCCAG GCCACAGCTGAGACGGTGTATGACATCCTGTCCCCTGCGGCACCCATCCCCCGCTCCCTGCAGGACAAGCGCTCCGTCAGGAGGCTACGAAAGGGCCACCAGCCCGCCGACCTCCGGGAGGGTGTGGCCAAGGCCTATGACACAGTTCGAGAG GGCATCCTGGACACGGCTCAGACCATCTGTGATGTGGCATCCCGGGGCCACGAGCAGAAGGGGCTGACCGGCGCCGTGGGGGGCGTGATCCGCCAGCTGCCCCCAACTGTGGTGAAGCCCCTCATTCTAGCCACGGAAGCCACGTCCAGCCTGCTCGGGGGGATGCGAAACCAGATCCTTCCCGACGCACATAAGGACCACGCTCTCAAGTGGCGTTCGGATGAAGGCCAGGACTGA